A region of Flavobacterium album DNA encodes the following proteins:
- a CDS encoding glycoside hydrolase family 97 protein: protein MKKLIALACFLLAVVNAANAQELKSPNGAFTMKFSLQAGGVPTYSLVYKGKDVIKASKLGLELKNDKKSLLNDFIVTDTKTATFDETWKPVWGEVKSIRNHYNELAVTLTQKGTDRYMIVRFRLFDDGLGFRYEFPQQKNLTYFVIKEERTQFAMAGDHTAFWIPGDYDTQEYDYTISKLSEIKGLAEKSRTANLSQKGFAATGVQTSLQMKTDNGLYINLHEAALINYACMHLNLDPKTMIFESWLTPDAIGDKGYMQAPCTSPWRTIIASDDARDILASKMTYNLNEPCKIDDTSWIKPVKYVGVWWEMITGKTSWAYTDEYPSVELGKTDYTKAKPNGRHGANTANVKKYIDFAAANGFDGVLVEGWNVGWEDWFGHSKDYVFDFVTPYPDFDLKGIHEYAKSKGIKMIMHHETSSSVRNYERHMDQAYKFMKDNGYDAVKSGYVGDILPRGENHYSQWIINHYQYAIEKAAKYKIMVNAHEAVRPTGIARTWPNLIGNESARGTEYQAFGGSKPNHVTLLPFMRLMGGPMDYTPGIFEMDVSKLNPDNHSHVNSTLANQLALYVTLYSPLQMAADLPENYNRFSDAFQFIKDVAVDWDDSKYLEAEPGQYITVARRAKGKSSWFVGNVNGETPRTANVNFDFLDKGKTYIATIYADAKDAHYKTNPQAYTIRKVIVTSKSKLAQLSAPGGGFAISITEATKEQAKGLKNL, encoded by the coding sequence CAGTAAGCTGGGCCTTGAGCTTAAGAACGACAAAAAATCATTGCTGAATGATTTTATCGTTACCGATACCAAAACCGCTACGTTCGATGAGACCTGGAAACCGGTGTGGGGCGAGGTGAAAAGCATCCGCAACCATTATAACGAGCTTGCCGTTACGCTGACGCAAAAAGGCACCGACAGGTACATGATCGTCCGCTTCCGCCTTTTTGACGACGGGCTTGGTTTCCGTTATGAATTCCCACAGCAGAAGAACCTCACCTATTTTGTTATAAAAGAAGAGCGTACGCAATTTGCCATGGCAGGAGACCATACCGCTTTCTGGATCCCCGGGGATTATGACACGCAGGAATACGATTATACAATATCAAAATTGTCTGAAATAAAAGGCCTTGCCGAAAAATCGCGTACGGCCAACCTTTCGCAAAAGGGATTTGCGGCTACAGGGGTACAGACCTCTTTGCAGATGAAGACCGACAACGGCCTGTACATCAACCTGCATGAGGCAGCGCTTATCAATTACGCGTGCATGCACCTGAACCTCGACCCGAAAACAATGATATTCGAATCGTGGCTTACACCTGATGCTATTGGCGACAAAGGCTATATGCAGGCGCCATGCACTTCACCGTGGCGGACAATCATTGCCAGCGATGATGCGCGTGATATACTGGCTTCGAAAATGACTTACAACCTGAACGAACCTTGTAAAATTGACGATACTTCCTGGATAAAGCCTGTAAAATATGTGGGCGTTTGGTGGGAAATGATCACCGGCAAGACCTCATGGGCTTATACTGATGAATACCCTTCGGTAGAGCTGGGCAAGACAGACTATACCAAAGCAAAGCCAAATGGCAGGCACGGTGCCAACACGGCCAACGTGAAAAAATATATCGACTTTGCCGCGGCCAATGGTTTTGATGGCGTGCTTGTAGAAGGCTGGAACGTAGGCTGGGAGGACTGGTTTGGCCATTCAAAGGATTATGTATTCGATTTTGTGACGCCATACCCTGATTTCGACCTGAAAGGCATCCATGAATATGCAAAGTCTAAAGGCATAAAGATGATCATGCACCACGAAACATCCTCATCGGTACGCAACTATGAGCGCCACATGGACCAGGCGTATAAGTTTATGAAAGACAACGGCTACGATGCCGTAAAAAGCGGTTATGTGGGCGATATCCTTCCAAGGGGTGAGAACCACTATAGCCAGTGGATCATCAACCACTACCAGTACGCTATCGAGAAGGCAGCTAAATACAAGATAATGGTGAATGCCCACGAAGCCGTGCGCCCTACTGGTATTGCGCGTACCTGGCCGAACCTTATCGGCAACGAATCGGCACGCGGTACAGAGTACCAGGCTTTCGGCGGGTCTAAGCCCAACCACGTGACATTGCTTCCGTTCATGCGCCTTATGGGTGGCCCGATGGACTACACGCCGGGTATCTTCGAAATGGATGTCAGCAAGCTCAACCCGGACAACCATTCGCATGTTAACAGTACACTGGCTAACCAGTTGGCACTCTATGTAACGCTTTACAGTCCGTTACAGATGGCAGCCGATCTCCCTGAGAACTACAACAGGTTTTCGGATGCCTTCCAGTTCATAAAAGACGTTGCGGTAGACTGGGACGACAGCAAATACCTTGAAGCAGAGCCGGGGCAGTACATTACCGTAGCGCGCAGGGCAAAGGGCAAAAGCAGTTGGTTCGTAGGCAATGTAAATGGTGAAACACCGCGCACCGCCAATGTGAATTTCGATTTCCTTGACAAAGGCAAAACCTATATCGCGACCATTTATGCCGATGCAAAAGATGCACACTACAAAACCAACCCACAAGCCTATACAATCCGTAAAGTGATAGTGACAAGCAAATCAAAACTGGCGCAGCTAAGTGCACCGGGCGGCGGATTTGCCATCAGCATCACCGAAGCCACAAAAGAACAGGCAAAAGGGCTTAAAAACCTATAG
- a CDS encoding trimeric intracellular cation channel family protein, which translates to MFHALDIIGTLAFAISGALTAINKKLDLFGVLTIAFVTAVGGGTLRDVLTGSTPVGWMLNLDSVYIILLGFCLSALFWRRLEKLRVSLFLFDTIGLGVFTMIGIEKGLIAGLHPVICVALGTMTACFGGVIRDILCNEIPVLFRKETFYATVCIFGGIVFFALRRTGLNIDIIYAASSALIIIFRLLAVKFKWYLPVLKV; encoded by the coding sequence ATGTTCCACGCACTCGATATCATCGGTACCCTCGCCTTCGCTATTTCCGGCGCACTGACGGCGATCAACAAAAAGCTCGACCTGTTTGGGGTGCTTACCATTGCCTTTGTAACGGCAGTGGGCGGCGGTACATTGCGCGATGTCCTCACAGGCAGCACTCCCGTGGGATGGATGCTCAACCTGGACAGCGTTTACATTATACTGCTTGGCTTTTGCCTTTCTGCCCTGTTTTGGAGAAGGCTTGAAAAGCTGCGGGTTTCGCTGTTTCTATTCGATACCATCGGGCTCGGTGTGTTTACCATGATCGGGATCGAAAAAGGCCTTATCGCCGGGCTGCACCCCGTGATCTGTGTGGCGCTGGGCACTATGACGGCCTGCTTTGGCGGGGTCATCAGGGATATTTTGTGTAACGAAATACCGGTACTTTTCAGGAAGGAAACGTTCTATGCTACGGTATGTATTTTTGGCGGCATTGTGTTCTTTGCTTTGAGGCGCACAGGGCTGAATATTGATATCATTTATGCGGCATCCTCAGCACTTATCATTATTTTCAGGCTGCTGGCGGTGAAGTTTAAATGGTATTTACCGGTGTTGAAAGTCTGA
- a CDS encoding sensor histidine kinase: MKLYQKLFIRLAFIIGAVGLCLWAYQNDLIYTSVLCFVIFLGLLAELFAIIRTIFQFYDKTISAILNNDFSADFSKHNSSDNYKNLFRLYNSLKDKENDAESKDLVYRAILNNIETGVLILQKDRDDWNIFLMNDYFSKHFIVPKVSKWSYLKNQLPALCHVIEEREFGEIRSTLQIRVDKQDTQTFMLQSSMTRTYDKDYYIILLDSIQKVIEKKEKEAWINLMKVISHELMNSVTPIRSLTQNLNELVQQESLSKDDLDDIRQSVSTMLHRSDHLQNFIESYRKLAMLPTPNKEKTDLTTLLGSVLNIMAPLFKKANITVTNSVTLNRWLMIDRLQMEQVLINLLTNSIYALDGMGEKHIDIATEIKNKRVFIIITDTGNGIDAAIEDKIFLPFFTTRKEGAGIGLTLSKNIVEAHGGYLSFDTDNERTRFVICLLE; encoded by the coding sequence ATGAAACTTTACCAAAAACTCTTTATACGCCTGGCCTTTATTATTGGTGCCGTCGGCCTGTGCCTGTGGGCGTACCAAAACGACCTTATTTACACATCCGTATTATGCTTTGTCATTTTCCTGGGCTTGCTTGCAGAGCTTTTCGCCATTATCCGGACTATTTTCCAGTTTTACGACAAAACCATCAGTGCCATACTCAACAACGATTTTTCTGCGGATTTTTCAAAACACAATTCATCCGATAATTACAAGAACCTCTTTCGCCTGTATAACAGCCTGAAAGATAAGGAAAATGATGCGGAGTCGAAAGACCTGGTGTACCGCGCCATCCTGAACAATATCGAGACAGGTGTGCTTATCCTCCAAAAAGATAGGGACGACTGGAACATCTTCCTGATGAACGATTATTTTTCGAAGCATTTCATCGTGCCAAAGGTATCTAAATGGAGCTACCTGAAAAACCAGCTTCCGGCATTGTGCCATGTTATTGAAGAAAGGGAATTCGGCGAGATACGGTCGACACTCCAGATACGTGTGGATAAGCAGGACACGCAGACATTCATGCTGCAATCGTCGATGACAAGGACGTATGACAAGGATTATTACATCATCCTGCTCGATTCGATACAGAAAGTGATCGAGAAAAAAGAGAAAGAAGCCTGGATCAACCTGATGAAGGTTATATCACACGAGCTGATGAACTCAGTCACCCCGATACGTTCGCTTACGCAGAATCTCAACGAGTTGGTGCAGCAGGAGTCGCTTTCCAAAGATGACCTCGACGACATCAGGCAAAGCGTATCGACTATGCTGCACCGAAGTGACCACCTGCAAAACTTCATCGAAAGCTACCGCAAGCTGGCCATGCTCCCTACGCCGAACAAGGAAAAAACCGACCTTACGACCCTGCTCGGGAGCGTGCTGAACATTATGGCACCATTGTTCAAAAAAGCGAATATTACGGTGACAAATTCAGTGACCCTTAACCGCTGGCTGATGATCGACAGGCTGCAGATGGAACAGGTGCTCATCAACCTGCTTACCAACAGCATTTATGCACTGGACGGAATGGGCGAAAAGCACATTGATATCGCTACCGAAATAAAGAATAAGCGTGTGTTCATTATTATTACCGATACGGGTAACGGTATCGATGCGGCTATTGAGGATAAGATATTCCTGCCGTTCTTTACCACGCGGAAAGAAGGTGCAGGCATTGGGCTTACTTTATCTAAGAACATCGTGGAAGCCCATGGCGGGTACCTTTCGTTTGATACAGATAATGAAAGGACGCGATTTGTGATCTGTTTGCTGGAATAG
- a CDS encoding sigma-54-dependent transcriptional regulator → MKKTQAAILVIDDQDDILFAAKMVLKKHFETIYTLNDPKKVIATLSENQIDVVMLDMNYRIGFEDGREGIYVLREIKTFSPKTIVILMTAFGKVETAVEGLKLGAFDYILKPWDNEKLLQKVRSGVEESRKEKKKNEKTPPKESFFIGDSATIKKAYSLAEKVAKTDANVLILGENGTGKYVMSHYIHQNSNRASQPFMHVDLGSLSDTIFESELFGYAKGAFTDAKADTPGRFEMANNGTIFLDEIGNVPLHLQSKLLTVLQNRAVTRLGESKPRPVNVRIITATNINLQQEVAQKHFREDLYYRINTMEITLPPLRERREDMVPLANFLLEKIMEKYGRDGVEFDNGALSQIEKHTWNGNIREMENRIERAVILCENNSIMASDLDLSHVTGTIQNDDVQLSDIEKTTIEKVLQKHNYNISKSAEELGLSRAALYRRMEKHEIGTGQ, encoded by the coding sequence ATGAAAAAAACGCAGGCAGCCATTTTAGTCATCGATGACCAGGACGATATTCTGTTCGCCGCCAAAATGGTGCTCAAGAAGCATTTCGAGACCATTTATACCCTTAACGACCCTAAAAAAGTTATCGCTACATTGTCGGAAAACCAAATCGATGTGGTAATGCTCGACATGAACTACCGCATAGGGTTTGAAGACGGCCGCGAAGGCATTTACGTGTTGCGTGAAATAAAGACGTTCAGCCCCAAGACCATCGTAATATTAATGACCGCCTTTGGCAAAGTGGAAACGGCTGTAGAAGGGCTAAAGCTCGGTGCTTTTGATTATATACTGAAGCCTTGGGACAACGAAAAGCTGCTGCAAAAGGTACGCTCCGGGGTTGAAGAAAGCCGGAAGGAGAAGAAGAAAAATGAAAAGACACCGCCAAAGGAATCATTCTTCATTGGCGATTCGGCAACAATAAAAAAGGCGTATTCATTGGCAGAAAAGGTCGCAAAGACCGATGCCAATGTACTTATCCTTGGTGAGAACGGTACCGGGAAATATGTAATGTCGCATTACATCCACCAGAATTCCAACCGCGCTTCACAGCCTTTTATGCATGTAGACCTTGGTTCTCTCAGCGATACTATTTTTGAAAGCGAATTGTTCGGCTATGCCAAAGGCGCTTTTACCGATGCCAAAGCCGATACACCCGGACGCTTCGAGATGGCGAACAACGGCACTATTTTTCTGGACGAAATAGGGAATGTCCCGCTGCACCTGCAATCGAAATTACTGACCGTATTGCAGAACCGCGCAGTGACCCGTTTGGGCGAATCGAAGCCAAGGCCGGTGAATGTGCGCATCATTACCGCCACCAACATTAACCTGCAACAGGAAGTAGCGCAGAAACATTTTCGTGAAGACCTTTACTACCGCATCAACACAATGGAGATCACCCTGCCGCCACTACGGGAACGGCGTGAGGATATGGTGCCGCTGGCCAATTTCCTGTTGGAAAAGATCATGGAGAAATATGGCCGCGATGGCGTGGAATTCGATAATGGCGCCCTTTCGCAAATAGAAAAGCATACCTGGAACGGCAACATCCGTGAGATGGAGAACCGTATAGAACGTGCGGTAATCCTTTGTGAGAACAACAGCATCATGGCTTCCGACCTTGACCTCAGCCATGTCACCGGAACCATACAAAACGACGATGTACAGCTGTCGGACATCGAAAAAACGACTATAGAAAAAGTACTGCAGAAGCACAATTACAATATCAGCAAGTCGGCCGAAGAGCTTGGGTTATCACGGGCCGCACTATACAGGCGCATGGAGAAACACGAAATAGGTACCGGGCAATGA
- a CDS encoding efflux RND transporter periplasmic adaptor subunit, whose product MDTAVTRKNRKNKYLVIALPAFLLASYLVYAAVTKKRALDVKRSEITIKTVENDYFEDFIVFQAKVEPLNSMLLNVIEGGSIKEIFAQNGTMVTEGQPLARLYNPNTELGYVTQETSIIEQINNLNKAKLDLRNQELSLAKDLVAIEHDYQDAKTQYDLNEKLFKEEILSKNEWQKTQENFRFQKERKNIIQQSIQKEKQANNIQIGQITQSQAIMHKSLDILRSNKKNFLVTAPVAGRLTSFEPVLGKNYQAGASIGKIDVMDGYKLLAEVDEFYLERVSEGQKGKVEYKGQMVDVVVTRVIQEIKNGRFQVELNFADAKGLDLRQGLSFGVRLLLSEKTKRTVLSKGSFTDDTAGKWIFVVNGDKAERRAIKLGRENPLYYEILGGLKAGEKVVTSSYKDYKDIEVLNLK is encoded by the coding sequence ATGGACACCGCTGTTACCCGTAAAAATAGAAAAAATAAATATCTCGTTATCGCTTTGCCGGCATTTTTATTGGCAAGCTACCTGGTTTACGCTGCCGTGACCAAAAAGAGGGCGCTCGATGTAAAGCGCAGTGAGATCACTATCAAAACCGTAGAGAACGATTACTTTGAGGATTTCATTGTTTTCCAGGCGAAGGTAGAGCCACTGAACTCGATGCTGCTTAACGTGATAGAGGGCGGTTCGATCAAAGAGATATTTGCACAGAACGGTACCATGGTGACCGAAGGGCAGCCACTGGCACGGCTGTACAACCCGAACACCGAGCTTGGGTATGTTACGCAGGAAACATCGATCATAGAGCAGATAAATAACCTGAACAAAGCCAAGCTCGACCTGCGCAACCAGGAATTGAGCCTTGCTAAAGACCTTGTAGCGATTGAGCACGATTACCAGGATGCCAAAACGCAGTATGACCTGAACGAGAAGCTGTTTAAGGAAGAGATACTGTCTAAGAATGAATGGCAGAAAACACAGGAGAACTTCCGCTTCCAGAAAGAGCGCAAGAACATCATACAGCAGAGCATCCAGAAGGAAAAGCAGGCCAATAACATCCAGATAGGGCAGATAACACAGTCGCAGGCCATTATGCACAAAAGCCTTGACATACTTAGAAGCAACAAGAAGAATTTCCTCGTGACCGCCCCCGTGGCAGGCAGGCTGACCTCCTTTGAGCCGGTGCTGGGCAAGAATTACCAGGCAGGCGCAAGCATCGGCAAGATAGATGTAATGGATGGCTACAAGCTGCTGGCCGAAGTAGATGAATTTTACCTGGAGCGCGTGAGCGAAGGGCAGAAAGGCAAAGTGGAGTATAAGGGCCAAATGGTGGATGTAGTCGTGACTCGGGTGATACAGGAGATAAAGAACGGCAGGTTTCAGGTGGAGCTTAATTTTGCCGATGCCAAAGGGCTTGACCTGAGGCAGGGCTTGAGTTTCGGCGTAAGGCTGCTCCTTTCTGAAAAAACAAAAAGGACAGTTCTCTCCAAAGGCAGCTTTACCGACGACACCGCAGGCAAATGGATATTCGTGGTAAACGGTGACAAAGCTGAAAGAAGGGCCATAAAGCTGGGCAGGGAGAACCCGCTGTATTATGAGATTCTCGGCGGCCTTAAAGCAGGTGAAAAGGTGGTGACATCATCATACAAGGATTATAAGGATATAGAGGTGCTGAATTTAAAATAA
- a CDS encoding ABC transporter ATP-binding protein encodes MIKIHDLSKVFRTEEVETKALNSIALEIKEGEFVTIMGASGCGKSTLLNIIGLLDSATSGSYQLLGKEMNGLKEAEKSKVRKQNIGFVFQNFNLIDELSVYDNIELPLIYNNVSSGERKKKVEAIAERLNISHRLKHFPQQLSGGQQQRAAVARALVNDPKIILADEPTGNLDSKNGNEVMELLTDLHANGATILMVTHSDYDASFSQRTIFMKDGMVLSEKMNSRNVDVLVG; translated from the coding sequence ATGATAAAGATACACGACCTTTCAAAAGTGTTCCGCACCGAAGAAGTAGAGACCAAAGCGCTGAACAGCATCGCGCTTGAAATAAAAGAAGGCGAATTCGTAACCATTATGGGCGCATCGGGCTGCGGGAAGTCGACCCTGCTTAACATTATTGGCCTGCTCGACAGCGCCACAAGCGGAAGCTACCAGTTGCTGGGCAAAGAAATGAACGGCCTTAAAGAAGCCGAAAAAAGCAAAGTACGCAAACAGAACATCGGCTTTGTATTCCAAAACTTCAACCTTATCGATGAGCTTTCGGTATATGATAATATAGAGTTGCCGCTTATTTACAACAATGTGTCTTCAGGCGAAAGGAAAAAGAAAGTAGAGGCTATTGCCGAAAGGCTCAACATTTCGCACCGGCTGAAACATTTTCCGCAACAGCTTTCAGGAGGGCAGCAGCAACGAGCCGCTGTGGCAAGGGCACTGGTAAACGACCCCAAAATAATACTGGCCGATGAGCCTACCGGGAACCTGGACAGCAAGAACGGCAACGAGGTGATGGAACTGCTTACCGACCTGCATGCCAACGGCGCTACCATCCTTATGGTGACCCACTCGGATTATGATGCCTCTTTTTCGCAAAGAACCATCTTCATGAAAGACGGCATGGTGCTATCTGAAAAAATGAACAGCAGGAACGTGGATGTGCTGGTAGGGTAG
- a CDS encoding ABC transporter permease: protein MLKNWIKIFLYQVKNNKLFTALNILGLSIGIAGIIFAILYRNDEEGYNAWNPEKDNVFQVINDLGGNNVWATNISQTGNLLKTTSDHVTDYCYIEDWYAQENITYKGKNYFTEKITDAQPSFFNFFPFEFIKGSAKNAIGPNAMAISEKTAKAIFGDEDPIGKEVTCTQTVYVIKGVYRIPGKSSFSPEVVTGKMDSKLERDKDQWGNFSHALLLKLKNPEDKDKVAQQVQNIYFEYRTKKYAKDMGITPEQHQKIYGKTKVVLEPLSGLRLHSLTSGTPEGMGNYQFLMIMVGLSVLILILSVVNYVNLATAGAIKRAKEVGVRKILGASKANVIKQFVFETVITAIIAILLALVIVELSLPYYNEFLGKELVIHGMQFYTQLVAIFVVVIIVAGIFPAVYVSNFETLKVLKGNFGRSKSGIWLRNGMLVLQFAIASFFITGSYIVYSQVHAMSTKDLGFKGDQILEVNYASEDNFENFTEAEFFASLKKAGHRYEMIKQELSKVKGVKGVSLGSFSFGGGANSSSGYMYKKLNIQGKNMLMDFNTLDMLGVKLKEGRNISPNFASDTVTSILINETAARMLKEKDILGKVVDWNDKKFTIIGIVKDFHVDGPQTEIPPMTFFHYKTVDWMLLNVSQLFVKIDPEQTEEAIAGIEKFWKSHVDSQNPFRYEFANKNFARTYENYVKQKNLFSLLNIVVILIALFGLFALASYSIQRRMKEIAIRKTLGAETSVLLRELSKQYVLFCLAGFVITIFPAYFLLNMWLENFAYRIDITVEPFLIGFVALLLLTLMVVLSRAYQATRIDVLKYLKYE from the coding sequence ATGCTAAAAAACTGGATCAAAATATTTTTATACCAGGTAAAGAACAACAAGCTCTTTACCGCGCTCAACATACTCGGTTTGAGCATCGGCATAGCGGGCATTATCTTCGCTATCCTGTACCGTAACGATGAAGAAGGATACAATGCCTGGAACCCTGAAAAAGACAATGTTTTCCAGGTAATAAACGACCTGGGTGGAAATAATGTATGGGCTACCAATATTTCACAGACGGGAAACCTGCTGAAAACGACATCAGATCATGTAACAGATTATTGCTACATTGAAGACTGGTATGCCCAGGAGAACATAACCTACAAAGGGAAGAACTATTTTACTGAAAAAATTACCGATGCACAGCCAAGCTTCTTTAATTTCTTTCCTTTTGAATTTATAAAGGGGAGCGCCAAAAATGCCATTGGCCCTAATGCTATGGCAATTTCCGAAAAGACGGCAAAGGCCATATTCGGCGATGAAGACCCGATCGGGAAAGAAGTTACCTGTACACAGACGGTATATGTGATCAAGGGCGTGTACCGCATCCCCGGAAAATCTTCCTTCTCCCCTGAAGTGGTTACAGGGAAAATGGACAGCAAGCTGGAGCGGGACAAAGACCAGTGGGGCAACTTTAGCCATGCGCTGCTGCTAAAGCTAAAAAACCCGGAAGACAAGGACAAAGTGGCCCAACAGGTACAGAATATTTACTTTGAATACCGCACAAAGAAATATGCAAAAGACATGGGCATAACACCGGAGCAGCACCAAAAAATTTACGGGAAAACAAAAGTTGTCCTGGAGCCCCTTAGCGGTTTGAGGCTGCATTCCTTAACAAGCGGTACGCCTGAAGGTATGGGCAATTACCAGTTCCTTATGATCATGGTAGGGCTTTCGGTGCTCATATTGATATTGTCGGTAGTTAACTATGTGAACCTCGCTACCGCAGGGGCTATCAAAAGGGCCAAGGAAGTAGGTGTACGCAAGATATTAGGCGCCTCTAAAGCCAATGTAATAAAGCAATTCGTTTTTGAAACGGTCATTACGGCTATCATCGCCATTTTGCTGGCACTTGTCATCGTTGAGCTTTCGCTGCCGTATTACAACGAATTTTTAGGCAAGGAGCTTGTTATACACGGTATGCAGTTCTATACGCAGCTTGTTGCCATTTTCGTGGTAGTGATAATTGTGGCCGGGATATTCCCTGCAGTATATGTGTCCAATTTTGAAACGCTTAAGGTGCTTAAAGGCAACTTTGGCAGGAGCAAAAGCGGCATCTGGCTGCGTAACGGGATGCTGGTGCTACAGTTTGCCATAGCATCATTTTTCATTACAGGGTCATATATTGTGTACAGCCAGGTGCATGCCATGAGCACTAAAGACCTTGGCTTTAAAGGCGACCAGATATTGGAAGTGAATTATGCTTCCGAAGATAATTTTGAGAATTTTACCGAAGCTGAATTCTTTGCAAGCCTTAAAAAAGCAGGGCATCGTTATGAAATGATAAAACAGGAACTGTCAAAGGTAAAAGGTGTGAAGGGCGTATCGCTGGGCTCATTCTCTTTTGGCGGCGGCGCAAATTCCTCTTCAGGCTACATGTACAAAAAACTGAATATCCAGGGTAAGAACATGCTGATGGATTTTAATACGCTCGATATGCTTGGCGTTAAATTAAAAGAAGGCAGGAATATTTCCCCGAATTTCGCCTCAGACACCGTAACCTCTATACTCATCAATGAAACTGCTGCGCGGATGCTGAAGGAAAAAGACATCTTAGGAAAAGTAGTAGACTGGAACGACAAGAAATTTACGATAATAGGTATTGTGAAAGATTTTCATGTTGACGGACCGCAAACCGAGATACCGCCAATGACTTTCTTCCACTATAAAACGGTAGACTGGATGCTGCTTAACGTAAGCCAGCTGTTTGTAAAGATAGATCCGGAACAGACAGAGGAAGCCATTGCCGGGATAGAAAAATTCTGGAAAAGCCATGTTGACAGCCAAAACCCATTCCGGTATGAATTTGCTAATAAAAATTTCGCAAGGACTTATGAGAATTATGTAAAGCAGAAAAACCTGTTCTCGCTGCTTAATATAGTGGTTATCCTCATTGCGCTTTTCGGACTCTTCGCACTGGCGTCTTATTCGATACAGCGAAGGATGAAGGAGATTGCCATAAGGAAAACGCTGGGTGCCGAAACAAGTGTGCTGCTAAGGGAGCTTTCCAAACAATACGTACTGTTCTGCCTCGCAGGCTTCGTAATTACCATCTTCCCGGCTTATTTCCTTCTTAATATGTGGCTCGAAAACTTTGCCTACAGGATCGATATTACCGTTGAGCCATTCCTTATAGGGTTTGTTGCCCTACTACTGCTCACACTTATGGTGGTGCTTTCCAGGGCCTACCAGGCCACACGTATTGATGTCCTGAAATACCTGAAATACGAATAA